A single genomic interval of Laspinema palackyanum D2c harbors:
- a CDS encoding helix-turn-helix transcriptional regulator: protein MSRKARRQDGDSPLEDLRLERTELTQDEFCVMIGIPRATYQRWIKGQTDAKPTIKQLKTLARILKIERIDELPDDFGPRGRSHSEDDTQ, encoded by the coding sequence ATGTCAAGAAAAGCTCGCAGACAGGACGGTGATTCACCTTTGGAGGATTTACGGTTAGAACGGACCGAACTAACTCAGGATGAATTTTGCGTGATGATCGGGATCCCTCGTGCCACCTATCAAAGATGGATCAAGGGGCAGACAGACGCGAAACCAACGATAAAACAACTCAAAACATTAGCCCGGATTCTGAAGATCGAGCGGATCGATGAATTGCCGGATGACTTCGGACCGAGAGGGCGATCGCACTCGGAAGATGACACCCAATAA